The Methanobrevibacter sp. genome window below encodes:
- a CDS encoding phenylalanine--tRNA ligase subunit alpha gives MSEDIKKTINELHIYEKKLLKELEANENTTPEEIADKTAMDIKSVMSAAGSLASKDIIEVEKDVEEEISLSEAGLVFAKNKLPERRILDVLAEKKEIHMKDLADVSGLDKKESNIAIGWLRRKNWAQIDKGVVKVTEMGESFKDRLGDDEELLTKLSETRSIIKEKLAGDLIDGFKKLNDRKNILNIKKNTSHSFRLLDKGEAILKQGFTIQEQATQLTHQQLKDGEWKNLQYRPYDINAEAPVIFAGKKHPLRVIIDEIREIFLNMGFSEDNGEYVESAFWNFDSLFQPQDHAAREMQDTFYLKNPLTCDLPDMDLVKRTANTHETGGDTGSMGWQYDWSEDVARQSVLRTHTTGISTKHLFEHEPPIKMFSVGRVFRRETFDYKHLPEFHQVEGLVCDKNISFQNLLGTLKEFYNKLGFEVRFRPAYFPYTYLSVESEIYLEEKESWIELGGSGMFRPEVLKPLGINQPALAFGLGIERLAMIRYDVEDIRMLYKSDIKWLRELPLDRGVEL, from the coding sequence ATGAGTGAGGATATTAAAAAAACCATTAATGAATTACATATTTACGAAAAGAAACTTTTAAAAGAATTAGAAGCAAACGAAAACACAACTCCTGAAGAAATAGCTGATAAGACTGCTATGGACATCAAATCAGTTATGAGTGCAGCAGGATCCCTTGCTTCAAAAGACATTATTGAAGTTGAAAAAGATGTTGAAGAAGAAATTTCTTTATCTGAAGCAGGATTAGTATTTGCTAAAAATAAACTTCCGGAACGTAGAATTCTTGATGTTTTAGCTGAGAAAAAAGAAATTCATATGAAAGACTTGGCTGATGTTTCCGGTCTTGATAAAAAAGAATCTAATATTGCTATCGGTTGGTTACGTCGTAAAAATTGGGCTCAAATTGATAAAGGTGTCGTTAAAGTAACTGAAATGGGTGAAAGTTTTAAAGATAGATTAGGTGATGATGAAGAATTATTAACTAAATTGTCTGAAACTAGAAGCATAATTAAAGAAAAATTGGCTGGAGATTTAATTGATGGATTTAAAAAATTAAACGACAGAAAAAACATCTTAAACATTAAAAAGAATACCTCACATTCTTTTAGACTTTTAGATAAAGGTGAAGCAATATTAAAACAAGGTTTCACTATCCAAGAACAAGCTACTCAATTAACACACCAACAATTAAAAGATGGTGAATGGAAAAATTTACAATACCGTCCATATGACATTAATGCTGAAGCACCTGTTATATTTGCAGGTAAAAAACACCCATTAAGAGTCATTATCGATGAAATCAGAGAAATCTTCTTGAATATGGGATTCTCAGAAGACAATGGTGAATATGTTGAATCAGCATTTTGGAACTTTGATTCTCTTTTCCAACCTCAAGATCATGCAGCTCGTGAAATGCAGGACACTTTCTACTTAAAAAATCCATTAACCTGTGATTTACCAGATATGGATTTGGTAAAACGTACTGCTAATACTCACGAAACTGGTGGAGATACCGGTTCAATGGGTTGGCAATATGATTGGAGTGAAGATGTCGCACGTCAAAGTGTTTTAAGAACTCACACAACTGGAATTTCCACAAAACACTTGTTTGAACATGAACCGCCAATCAAAATGTTCTCTGTTGGTAGGGTTTTCAGAAGAGAAACTTTCGATTATAAACATTTGCCTGAGTTCCATCAAGTTGAAGGACTTGTATGTGATAAAAACATTAGTTTCCAAAACCTTCTTGGAACATTAAAAGAGTTTTATAACAAATTAGGTTTTGAAGTAAGATTCAGACCGGCATACTTCCCTTATACTTACTTGTCTGTTGAATCAGAAATCTACTTGGAAGAAAAAGAAAGTTGGATTGAACTTGGGGGATCTGGAATGTTCAGACCTGAAGTGTTAAAACCTTTAGGAATCAATCAACCAGCTCTTGCTTTCGGTTTAGGTATTGAAAGACTCGCAATGATTAGATATGATGTAGAAGACATTCGTATGCTTTATAAAAGTGATATCAAATGGCTTCGTGAATTACCTCTTGATAGAGGAGTCGAATTATAA
- a CDS encoding triphosphoribosyl-dephospho-CoA synthase, with protein sequence MKASEIAKIAQIASALEVSGYPKPGNVHRTRDYDDMEFEDFVISGIVIGDTIREACSDVDVENPKLGKYILQAVTETDKWIKNNTNLGIVMMTTPIAVAAAISDSFDAIRENVKVVMANTSVDDACDLYDAINIADAGGMGDQDEYDVSSGNAKNELRQNNQTMYDVLKISAPWDMLAREMTSDMPAVFEIGYPTYNKLVLEKPKNEACVLTFLTILSQVPDTLISRKYGSDDALKVSMMTRDLLNIKDEPDFADKLKEFDDYLFNNKYNPGTTADLTAASIFVSYLKDNFE encoded by the coding sequence ATGAAAGCATCAGAGATTGCAAAAATAGCTCAAATTGCATCAGCACTTGAAGTAAGTGGATATCCAAAACCTGGAAATGTACACAGAACCCGTGACTATGATGACATGGAGTTTGAGGATTTTGTAATAAGTGGAATTGTCATTGGGGATACTATTCGTGAAGCTTGTAGTGATGTTGATGTTGAAAATCCAAAACTTGGTAAATACATATTACAGGCAGTGACTGAAACCGATAAATGGATTAAGAACAATACTAATCTTGGAATAGTCATGATGACAACTCCAATCGCAGTTGCAGCAGCTATTAGTGATTCTTTTGATGCAATACGTGAAAATGTAAAAGTTGTAATGGCAAATACATCTGTTGATGATGCATGTGATTTGTATGATGCAATCAACATTGCAGATGCAGGTGGGATGGGAGATCAAGACGAATATGATGTTTCTAGTGGCAATGCTAAAAATGAGCTTAGGCAAAACAATCAGACCATGTATGATGTTTTAAAGATATCTGCTCCATGGGATATGTTGGCTCGTGAGATGACTTCAGACATGCCTGCTGTTTTTGAGATTGGTTATCCAACTTACAATAAATTGGTTCTGGAGAAACCTAAAAACGAAGCTTGCGTTTTAACATTCTTGACTATTCTTTCACAAGTTCCAGATACTTTAATCTCAAGAAAATACGGATCAGATGATGCATTGAAAGTATCTATGATGACCAGGGATTTGCTTAATATTAAGGATGAACCTGACTTTGCAGATAAACTTAAAGAATTTGACGATTACCTGTTTAATAATAAGTATAATCCTGGAACAACTGCTGATTTGACTGCAGCTTCAATTTTTGTAAGCTATTTGAAAGATAATTTTGAATAA
- a CDS encoding acetate--CoA ligase family protein, with translation MIDLNKMFKPESVAVIGASNTPSKVGYIIVDNLINDGFKGEIYPINPKGGEILGKKAYANIKDVPGKVDFAIITIPSVFVNTAVKECGEAGVKNMVVITAGFKEVSEEGAKLEAELTALGKEYGINIIGPNSLGITDSHTPMNGSFSQMMPPTGNMAFISQSGAMMVAIIDWSVTSGIGFSKVISLGNKAGVSEIELLQYLADDDETKVIICYLESISEDEDFVRTMRETARKKPIIVLKSGSSSAGAAAASSHTGALAGSDLAFDTSFRQSGIIRVETMAELFDLGLAFSKAPLPKGDNVAIITNAGGGGVLTVDAMEKAGLKLVQFDEETTAKLQACVTEEGSAKNPIDVLGDAPVSRYKESLEIVLSQDEVDSLIVMVCPTASADPDGIANAILEERKEFDKPIIVVNMGGPSFEKANDALRKNGVPTYVFPETAVTALKAMTEYAKLEDRIYDDVVENITDVDKDAVKAIFEKVVADGRDTLLGSEAYAVAEAYGISAAPIKLSTSADEAAELAEEMEFPVVLKIASDKILHKSDIGGVKVGISSPEEAKATYDEIIANAKAAHPDIIPDGVEVQKMMDSGEEVIVGMIRDKQFGPMIAFGMGGIYVNLIEDVSFNLAKGMSSQEIDEQIDSTKVSELLAGYRGEAACDVEEVKEAIKRVARLTLDFPEISELDINPIFVYEEGSSALDIKIKL, from the coding sequence ATGATAGATCTCAATAAAATGTTTAAACCTGAATCTGTGGCAGTTATTGGAGCTTCCAATACTCCTAGTAAAGTTGGATATATCATTGTTGATAACCTTATCAATGATGGATTTAAAGGAGAAATATACCCAATTAACCCTAAAGGTGGGGAAATTTTAGGTAAAAAAGCATATGCAAATATAAAAGATGTTCCTGGAAAAGTAGACTTTGCAATAATTACTATTCCATCAGTATTTGTAAATACTGCAGTTAAAGAATGCGGTGAAGCTGGTGTAAAAAATATGGTAGTTATTACTGCTGGTTTTAAAGAAGTCAGTGAAGAAGGTGCTAAATTAGAAGCAGAATTAACCGCACTTGGTAAGGAATACGGAATCAATATTATTGGACCAAATAGTTTAGGAATCACTGATTCACATACCCCAATGAACGGATCATTTTCACAAATGATGCCACCAACTGGAAATATGGCATTCATCTCACAAAGTGGAGCTATGATGGTAGCTATCATCGATTGGAGTGTAACTTCTGGAATTGGATTCAGTAAAGTTATCAGTTTAGGTAACAAAGCTGGAGTAAGTGAAATCGAACTTTTACAATACTTAGCAGACGATGATGAAACTAAAGTTATTATCTGTTACTTAGAATCAATTTCCGAAGATGAAGACTTCGTCAGAACCATGAGAGAAACTGCACGTAAAAAACCAATTATCGTACTCAAATCAGGTTCAAGTTCTGCAGGAGCAGCAGCTGCATCCTCCCACACAGGAGCACTTGCAGGTAGTGACCTTGCATTCGATACATCATTTAGACAATCTGGAATTATCCGTGTAGAAACCATGGCAGAATTATTCGACTTAGGTTTAGCATTCTCAAAAGCACCACTTCCAAAAGGAGATAACGTAGCTATCATTACCAATGCTGGTGGTGGTGGAGTACTTACCGTAGACGCAATGGAAAAAGCAGGATTAAAACTCGTTCAATTTGATGAAGAAACTACTGCTAAATTACAAGCATGCGTTACAGAAGAAGGTAGTGCTAAAAACCCTATTGATGTATTAGGAGATGCACCAGTAAGCAGATACAAAGAATCCTTAGAAATTGTATTAAGCCAAGATGAAGTGGACAGTTTAATTGTTATGGTTTGTCCTACTGCATCTGCAGACCCAGACGGAATTGCAAATGCAATCTTAGAAGAAAGAAAAGAATTTGATAAACCAATTATTGTTGTAAACATGGGTGGTCCTTCATTCGAAAAAGCAAATGATGCTTTAAGAAAAAATGGAGTACCAACATACGTATTCCCTGAAACTGCAGTAACTGCACTCAAAGCAATGACAGAATATGCAAAACTTGAAGACAGAATTTACGATGATGTTGTTGAAAACATTACTGATGTAGATAAAGATGCTGTAAAAGCTATCTTTGAAAAAGTTGTAGCTGACGGCAGAGATACTTTACTTGGTAGTGAAGCATATGCAGTAGCTGAAGCATACGGAATTTCTGCAGCACCAATCAAATTATCTACAAGTGCTGATGAAGCAGCAGAACTTGCAGAAGAAATGGAATTCCCAGTTGTACTTAAAATCGCATCAGATAAAATTTTACACAAATCCGATATTGGTGGTGTAAAAGTAGGAATTAGTTCTCCTGAAGAAGCTAAAGCAACCTACGATGAAATTATCGCAAATGCAAAAGCAGCACATCCAGACATTATACCTGATGGTGTGGAAGTACAAAAAATGATGGATTCTGGTGAAGAAGTTATTGTCGGTATGATTCGTGACAAACAATTCGGACCTATGATTGCATTCGGTATGGGTGGAATCTACGTTAACCTTATTGAAGACGTTTCATTCAACCTTGCAAAAGGTATGAGTTCACAAGAAATCGATGAACAAATCGATTCAACCAAAGTATCCGAATTACTTGCAGGATACAGAGGAGAAGCAGCTTGTGATGTTGAAGAAGTTAAAGAAGCTATTAAAAGAGTAGCTAGATTAACTTTAGACTTCCCAGAAATATCAGAGTTAGACATTAACCCAATCTTCGTTTACGAAGAAGGTTCCAGTGCACTTGATATTAAAATTAAATTATAA
- a CDS encoding DUF2121 domain-containing protein: MSLIIAYIGKKGCVMAADKRRIGYFGDKENLELLENELYNGSILNDDDFLNRASELGISVKITDDASKLKTVGNCIRGEVSTKGTMETKRRRIYGTTNGYQIIELLGSQTQSRNAGKSGIIIFGNNFAKQLAQNLISKRLKGFKSLRYMGEVFEDILREVSSKTPTVGKNFDVLMQQPNYDDSEAQKHLNLTIDHDIKVLTKFRQDLTEQLVQQKIDIEMANKIIDEGSIGHVVKIDGNMLLIKLNDKTQALKSDGTWKQVAAPGQNVLMFTKSADVELGDEVVIENEDLCLKKDKSSLDCDIILCSL; encoded by the coding sequence ATGAGCTTAATTATTGCTTACATAGGTAAAAAAGGATGTGTAATGGCTGCTGATAAAAGAAGAATAGGATATTTTGGTGATAAGGAAAATTTAGAATTATTGGAAAATGAATTATATAATGGATCTATTCTTAATGATGATGACTTTTTAAATAGAGCATCAGAACTTGGGATATCAGTTAAAATAACTGACGATGCAAGTAAATTAAAAACAGTCGGAAATTGTATTCGTGGTGAAGTAAGTACAAAAGGAACCATGGAAACAAAAAGAAGGAGGATTTACGGAACAACTAATGGTTATCAAATTATTGAGTTATTAGGTTCACAGACACAATCACGTAATGCTGGTAAAAGTGGAATTATTATTTTTGGTAATAATTTCGCAAAACAGCTGGCTCAAAATTTGATTTCAAAAAGATTAAAAGGTTTCAAAAGTTTAAGGTACATGGGTGAAGTATTTGAAGACATATTAAGGGAAGTTTCTTCTAAAACTCCTACTGTTGGAAAAAACTTTGATGTGTTGATGCAACAACCTAACTATGATGATTCTGAAGCACAAAAACACTTAAACTTGACTATTGACCATGATATTAAAGTATTGACCAAATTTAGACAAGACTTGACAGAACAACTTGTCCAACAGAAAATAGATATTGAAATGGCAAATAAAATTATTGATGAAGGTAGTATTGGTCATGTTGTAAAGATTGATGGTAACATGCTGTTAATCAAGTTAAATGATAAGACACAAGCTTTAAAATCAGATGGTACATGGAAACAGGTGGCAGCACCGGGTCAAAATGTGTTGATGTTTACTAAAAGTGCTGATGTGGAACTTGGTGATGAGGTTGTCATTGAAAATGAAGATTTGTGTCTCAAAAAAGATAAATCCTCTCTAGATTGTGATATAATTTTATGTTCTTTATAA
- a CDS encoding DUF447 family protein produces MKFDLGKIGIEKDIQYECITTTINKEGVKNAGAFAFEYLGDDKVHCHIFEGSKTLKNILDTNEYVVNITQDPLVFTYATLDCLDDEYYTNDKDIAIIKNTPAYIIVDVEDVEIKTPENFPIKGDNNIYFITGKIRELVINDDHASAFNRGMSALIESLVNFSRYKMVDDEKRKAYMDKLIENQRVINKVSDEKTKKAMADLRLEYEKY; encoded by the coding sequence ATGAAATTTGATTTAGGAAAAATAGGCATTGAAAAAGATATACAATACGAATGTATTACAACTACCATAAACAAGGAGGGTGTGAAAAATGCAGGAGCGTTTGCATTTGAATATTTAGGTGATGACAAAGTACACTGCCACATCTTCGAGGGATCAAAAACATTAAAAAACATCTTAGATACTAATGAATATGTAGTTAACATAACACAAGATCCACTAGTTTTCACATATGCTACACTAGATTGCTTAGACGATGAATATTATACTAATGATAAAGACATAGCCATCATTAAAAATACTCCCGCTTACATTATTGTTGATGTTGAAGATGTGGAGATTAAAACACCAGAAAATTTCCCTATCAAAGGTGACAACAACATTTATTTCATAACTGGAAAAATTAGAGAATTAGTAATTAATGATGATCACGCTTCTGCATTCAATAGAGGAATGTCTGCTTTAATTGAATCACTCGTTAACTTCTCAAGATACAAAATGGTTGATGACGAGAAAAGAAAAGCATATATGGACAAACTAATTGAAAATCAAAGAGTTATTAATAAAGTTTCAGATGAAAAAACTAAAAAAGCAATGGCTGATTTGAGATTAGAATATGAAAAATACTAA
- a CDS encoding MBL fold metallo-hydrolase, producing MKITFLGSGGGRFSAISQRRMTGGFRIDNLGGKNYHIDPGPGALVRTYQFGFDPRNLSGIFVSHAHTDHYNDAEILIESMTRGMTKNNGTIFGSTSVLNGYKEWGPCISKYHQSKSRTVVLKQGKVDEVDSIKVKGTSTQHGDPAGSGFQIDYNGFKVSYTSDTSYFDGLAQDHEGADILIASVLRPGEKSIPGHMCSRNFIDLIEEIKPKVAVMTHLGLKMISNNPVVEAKKISKKTGVKTIAAFDGLSFNINYNNPRKFRLISLKDVESSMHSTSHSLFNSDRRNSYQTSFKNKEFDEFSIVKRD from the coding sequence ATGAAAATTACATTTTTAGGAAGTGGTGGTGGAAGATTTTCCGCTATTTCTCAAAGAAGGATGACTGGGGGTTTTAGAATTGATAATCTTGGAGGCAAGAATTATCATATAGACCCGGGTCCAGGAGCACTTGTTAGAACATACCAGTTTGGATTTGATCCTCGTAATTTAAGTGGGATTTTTGTTTCACATGCGCATACTGACCATTATAATGATGCTGAAATATTAATTGAATCAATGACTAGAGGTATGACTAAAAATAATGGAACCATTTTTGGAAGTACTAGTGTCTTAAATGGTTATAAAGAATGGGGTCCATGTATTTCAAAATATCATCAGTCAAAATCAAGGACTGTTGTATTAAAACAGGGTAAAGTTGATGAAGTAGATTCAATTAAAGTAAAAGGTACCTCAACACAACATGGTGATCCTGCAGGTTCAGGATTCCAAATTGATTATAATGGATTCAAAGTATCTTATACATCTGATACTTCTTACTTTGATGGTTTGGCACAGGACCATGAAGGAGCAGATATCTTAATTGCTAGTGTATTAAGACCTGGTGAAAAATCAATACCTGGACATATGTGTTCAAGAAATTTTATTGATTTAATTGAAGAGATAAAGCCGAAAGTCGCTGTAATGACTCATTTAGGGCTTAAGATGATATCAAACAATCCTGTTGTTGAAGCTAAAAAGATTTCTAAAAAGACAGGTGTCAAAACAATAGCTGCATTTGACGGATTGTCATTCAATATAAACTATAACAATCCAAGAAAATTCAGATTAATTTCACTTAAAGATGTTGAATCTTCAATGCACAGCACTAGTCACTCATTATTCAATAGTGATAGAAGAAACTCATATCAAACTTCTTTTAAGAATAAAGAGTTTGATGAGTTTTCAATAGTAAAAAGAGATTAG
- the aroC gene encoding chorismate synthase, whose protein sequence is MSNSIGEKFKITSFGSSHGVGVGAIVDGCPANLELTAEDIQKELDKRKPGTSSVTTPRKESDEVKILSGIFEGKTDGTPITGVIFNKNQHSKDYSMFKNTPRPSHGDYGWMMKYGNYDYNGGGRGSGRVTIGHVIGGAIAKKLLKTQGIEIISHVTQIGNIKAESQDYNTIKANIEKNPIRCGDLKAAKEMEDFILAKKQEGDSVGGIVETIAIGIPQGLGEPIFERLDGDLARILMNIGAVKGVEIGLGFDVATHTGSEINDEYQIIDEKVTTKTNNSGGIIGGMSNGMPIISRIAVKPTPSISKCQDSINLEKMENEKIEIKGRHDPCICPRVTVVAESSTAIVLTDHMIRSGFIHPTNLDKNI, encoded by the coding sequence ATGTCAAATTCAATCGGAGAAAAATTTAAAATAACCAGTTTTGGATCAAGTCACGGAGTTGGCGTGGGAGCAATAGTCGATGGATGCCCAGCAAATCTCGAATTAACAGCAGAAGACATACAAAAAGAACTTGATAAAAGAAAACCAGGAACAAGCAGCGTAACCACTCCTAGAAAAGAAAGTGATGAAGTAAAAATTCTTTCAGGAATATTTGAAGGAAAAACAGACGGAACACCTATTACTGGAGTTATTTTCAATAAAAACCAACATTCAAAAGATTATTCCATGTTCAAAAACACACCACGCCCATCCCACGGAGATTACGGATGGATGATGAAATACGGAAACTATGACTACAATGGTGGAGGCAGAGGTAGTGGAAGAGTCACCATAGGACATGTTATTGGTGGAGCAATAGCTAAAAAACTCTTGAAAACACAAGGAATTGAAATTATTTCACACGTCACCCAAATTGGAAATATAAAAGCAGAAAGTCAAGATTACAACACTATTAAAGCAAATATTGAAAAAAATCCAATAAGATGCGGAGATCTAAAAGCTGCAAAAGAAATGGAAGATTTCATTTTGGCTAAAAAACAGGAAGGAGATTCTGTTGGAGGAATTGTGGAAACAATAGCTATTGGAATTCCTCAAGGACTTGGAGAACCTATCTTTGAAAGATTAGATGGTGACCTTGCAAGAATATTAATGAACATTGGAGCCGTTAAAGGGGTTGAAATTGGCCTTGGATTTGATGTAGCAACCCATACCGGTTCTGAAATAAATGACGAATATCAAATTATAGATGAAAAAGTAACAACAAAAACAAACAATTCAGGCGGAATTATTGGTGGAATGAGTAATGGAATGCCAATTATTTCAAGAATTGCAGTTAAACCTACTCCATCAATTTCTAAATGTCAAGATTCAATCAATTTAGAAAAAATGGAAAATGAAAAAATAGAAATTAAAGGACGTCATGACCCTTGCATCTGTCCTAGAGTGACAGTTGTTGCCGAATCAAGTACTGCAATTGTTCTCACAGACCATATGATTCGTTCAGGATTCATACATCCTACCAATTTAGATAAAAATATCTAA
- the hemB gene encoding porphobilinogen synthase — protein sequence MEFPTTRMRRLRKNAKIRNIVRETKLLKEDLIYPIYFKEELQGDEKEEISSLPGEFRYSLDSGVEFAKKLESKGLKSIIVFGIPKEETKDEIASPDYSATGIVQKAIRKLKKETNLVVISDVCLCQYTSHGHCGMIEENDDTDDGIEILNDESLPYIAKVALSHAEAGADIVAPSDMMDGRVQAIRETLDEKGFYNVMIMSYSAKYASAFYEPFRVAACSSPHAGDRKSYQMDPANAVEAIRECELDVIEGCDFLMVKPALPYLDVVRMVRDEFMLPLVAYNVSGEYSMIMAAIEKGYLTERAIEESLISIKRAGADLIITNFAPYLLLNDVIE from the coding sequence ATGGAATTTCCAACTACAAGAATGAGAAGACTTAGGAAAAATGCTAAAATTAGAAATATTGTTCGTGAAACTAAACTTCTTAAAGAAGATTTGATTTATCCAATTTATTTTAAGGAAGAACTTCAAGGGGATGAAAAAGAAGAGATTTCTTCACTTCCTGGTGAATTCAGATACTCTCTTGACAGTGGAGTTGAATTTGCAAAGAAACTTGAATCCAAAGGATTAAAATCAATCATAGTATTTGGAATACCAAAAGAAGAAACTAAAGATGAAATAGCTTCTCCTGATTATTCCGCAACAGGAATTGTTCAAAAAGCAATCAGAAAACTCAAAAAAGAAACAAATCTTGTTGTAATCAGTGATGTATGTTTATGTCAATATACATCTCATGGGCACTGTGGTATGATTGAAGAAAATGATGACACTGATGATGGAATTGAAATCTTAAATGATGAATCATTACCATATATTGCAAAAGTTGCATTATCTCATGCAGAAGCTGGTGCAGATATTGTTGCACCATCAGATATGATGGATGGAAGAGTTCAAGCTATTCGTGAAACATTAGATGAAAAGGGATTCTATAATGTGATGATTATGTCTTATTCTGCAAAATATGCTTCTGCATTCTACGAACCGTTCAGAGTAGCAGCTTGTTCATCACCTCATGCAGGGGACAGAAAATCCTACCAGATGGATCCTGCTAATGCTGTTGAAGCGATCCGTGAATGTGAACTTGATGTAATTGAAGGATGTGACTTTTTAATGGTAAAACCAGCACTTCCATACCTTGATGTTGTACGTATGGTTCGTGATGAATTCATGTTGCCGTTAGTTGCATATAATGTAAGTGGGGAATACTCAATGATTATGGCAGCTATTGAAAAAGGTTACTTAACTGAAAGAGCAATTGAAGAATCTTTAATTTCAATTAAAAGAGCTGGAGCAGACTTAATAATCACTAACTTCGCACCATACTTACTTTTAAATGATGTGATAGAATGA
- a CDS encoding exodeoxyribonuclease III, with protein MSIKLVSWNVNGIRAVSKKEEFWNWFDNTDADIINFQEVRSTQEQIPGKLADVDGFYQSFNEAEKKGYSGVGIYSKIEPLEVVKGLGIEELDSEGRVLRIEYPEFILYNIYFPNSGMGAKRLNYKVDFCNALLEQIVELKNQGKNVVITGDYNIAHNPIDVYNPKNCEGKSGYLPEERAWLDELEKAGFVDTFRMFDEGENNFTWWSYRTRARERNAGWRLDYFYVNEEIKDNVKSAEILNDVFGSDHCPVTLELDF; from the coding sequence ATGTCCATCAAACTAGTTTCTTGGAATGTTAATGGAATCAGAGCAGTATCCAAAAAAGAAGAGTTTTGGAACTGGTTTGACAATACTGATGCGGATATTATTAACTTTCAGGAAGTAAGATCTACACAGGAACAAATTCCAGGTAAATTAGCTGATGTTGATGGATTCTATCAATCATTTAACGAAGCTGAAAAGAAAGGATACAGTGGTGTTGGGATTTACTCAAAAATTGAACCTTTGGAAGTTGTTAAGGGTTTGGGAATTGAAGAGCTTGACAGCGAAGGAAGAGTTTTAAGAATTGAGTATCCAGAATTTATTTTATATAATATTTACTTCCCTAACAGTGGTATGGGTGCTAAAAGGTTGAATTATAAGGTTGATTTTTGCAATGCTCTTTTAGAACAGATTGTAGAGTTAAAAAATCAGGGAAAAAATGTTGTTATCACTGGAGATTACAATATAGCTCACAACCCAATTGATGTTTACAATCCTAAAAACTGTGAAGGAAAATCAGGGTATTTACCTGAAGAACGTGCATGGTTGGATGAACTTGAAAAAGCCGGTTTTGTAGATACATTCAGAATGTTTGATGAAGGGGAAAATAACTTCACCTGGTGGAGTTACAGAACTCGTGCACGTGAAAGAAATGCTGGTTGGAGACTTGATTATTTCTATGTAAATGAAGAAATAAAAGATAATGTAAAATCAGCAGAAATTTTAAATGATGTTTTTGGTTCAGATCACTGTCCTGTGACTTTGGAACTTGACTTTTAA
- a CDS encoding TIGR02253 family HAD-type hydrolase, with amino-acid sequence MINNDDRVVFFDIDGTLLDTSNFAETARKAAIGLMVDNGLPLDKDEAYGVLKTIIREKGSNYNKHFNILTKVVLGHEDPMLVALGMVTYHNVKMALLRPFAETIDTLIYLKSRGYRLAVISNGITIKQWEKLVRLNVYSFFDAVITSEEVGKDKPDKLIYDVALRKMKGNPEKSVMIGNKLKEDALGAVNAGMSAILVNADITEEDREYIKKNKLDIKIIDDIGDVDTIL; translated from the coding sequence ATGATTAACAATGATGACAGAGTAGTTTTTTTTGATATAGATGGTACATTACTCGATACATCCAACTTCGCTGAAACAGCTAGAAAAGCAGCTATTGGGTTAATGGTTGATAATGGTTTACCATTAGATAAAGATGAAGCATATGGTGTTTTAAAAACAATTATCCGTGAAAAAGGATCTAATTATAATAAACATTTTAACATATTAACAAAAGTTGTACTAGGTCATGAGGATCCAATGCTTGTAGCACTTGGAATGGTTACTTACCATAATGTTAAAATGGCACTTTTAAGACCTTTTGCTGAGACTATTGACACATTAATTTATCTTAAAAGTAGAGGATACCGCCTAGCAGTTATTTCAAACGGTATTACAATTAAACAATGGGAAAAACTAGTTAGACTTAATGTTTATTCATTTTTTGATGCAGTAATCACTTCAGAAGAAGTTGGTAAAGACAAACCAGATAAACTGATTTATGATGTAGCTCTTAGAAAAATGAAAGGAAATCCCGAAAAATCTGTTATGATTGGTAATAAATTAAAAGAAGATGCACTTGGTGCAGTTAATGCAGGGATGAGTGCAATTTTAGTAAATGCCGACATTACTGAAGAAGACAGAGAATACATTAAAAAAAATAAATTAGATATTAAAATCATTGATGACATTGGTGATGTAGATACAATCCTATAA